Proteins from a single region of Segatella copri:
- the cysS gene encoding cysteine--tRNA ligase encodes MEQKLLIYNTLTRTKERFTPLHAPNVGMYVCGPTVYGDPHLGHARPAITFDILFRYLKHLGYKVRYVRNITDVGHLEHDADEGDDKIEKKARLEQLEPMEIAQYYTNRYHDAMEALNVLPPSIEPHATGHIIEQEKLVQEILDNGYAYESNGSIYFDIEKYNKDHKYGILSGRNLENVINESRELAGIGEKKNQADFALWKKASPEHIMRWPSPWSDGFPGWHCECTAMGRKYLGSHFDIHGGGMDLIFPHHECEIAQAVASQGDQMVRYWMHNNMITINGQKMGKSLGNFITLEQFFTGNHDSLEQAYSPMTIRFFILSAHYRSTVDFSNDALKASQKGLERLMNGLNDLERVPVAKQSDEQVKKFVSELRQRCYDAMNDDFQTQLVISYLFEACHVINTALDHKANISAEDLKELSDTMHLFTFDLLGLKSEKGANNDAREEAYGKVVDMVLDLRAKAKAAKDWATSDQIRDALAEAGFEVKDTKDGVTWKLNK; translated from the coding sequence ATGGAACAGAAATTATTGATCTATAACACTCTCACTCGTACGAAAGAGAGATTCACTCCGCTCCACGCTCCTAACGTGGGCATGTATGTTTGTGGCCCTACCGTGTATGGCGATCCGCATCTCGGTCATGCACGACCAGCCATCACATTCGATATACTCTTCCGCTATCTCAAGCACCTGGGCTATAAGGTTCGCTACGTTAGAAACATTACCGACGTGGGCCACCTGGAGCACGATGCAGATGAGGGCGACGACAAGATTGAGAAGAAGGCTCGCCTGGAGCAGTTGGAGCCAATGGAGATTGCGCAGTACTACACCAACCGATACCACGATGCCATGGAGGCGCTGAACGTACTCCCTCCTAGCATTGAGCCTCATGCCACAGGCCATATCATCGAACAAGAGAAACTGGTTCAGGAAATTCTGGACAATGGCTATGCATACGAGAGTAACGGCTCTATCTACTTCGACATCGAGAAGTATAACAAGGATCATAAGTACGGTATCCTCTCCGGACGTAACCTGGAGAACGTTATCAACGAGAGCCGCGAGCTGGCTGGTATCGGCGAGAAGAAGAACCAGGCTGACTTCGCCCTCTGGAAGAAGGCTTCACCTGAGCATATCATGCGCTGGCCTAGTCCTTGGAGTGATGGTTTCCCTGGCTGGCACTGCGAGTGTACTGCGATGGGACGCAAGTACTTGGGCAGCCACTTTGATATTCACGGTGGTGGCATGGATTTGATTTTCCCTCACCATGAGTGCGAGATTGCGCAAGCTGTGGCTTCTCAGGGCGACCAGATGGTTCGTTACTGGATGCACAACAATATGATTACCATCAACGGTCAGAAGATGGGTAAGAGTCTTGGCAACTTCATCACTCTGGAGCAGTTCTTTACTGGCAATCACGACAGTCTGGAACAGGCTTATTCGCCAATGACCATCCGTTTCTTCATCCTCTCTGCCCACTACCGCAGCACCGTAGATTTCTCTAACGATGCATTGAAGGCTAGCCAGAAGGGATTGGAGCGCCTGATGAATGGTTTGAACGACCTGGAGCGTGTGCCTGTGGCTAAGCAGAGCGATGAGCAGGTGAAGAAGTTCGTAAGCGAATTGCGCCAGCGCTGCTACGATGCAATGAATGATGACTTCCAGACTCAGCTTGTCATCAGCTATCTCTTCGAGGCTTGCCACGTAATCAACACAGCCCTCGACCACAAGGCAAACATCTCTGCCGAAGACCTGAAGGAGCTTTCAGACACCATGCATCTCTTCACCTTCGACCTGCTCGGTCTGAAGAGTGAGAAGGGAGCCAACAATGATGCTCGTGAAGAAGCTTATGGCAAGGTAGTGGATATGGTTCTCGACCTGCGTGCCAAGGCAAAGGCGGCCAAGGACTGGGCTACCAGCGACCAGATTCGCGATGCCCTGGCTGAAGCCGGCTTCGAGGTAAAGGACACCAAAGATGGTGTTACCTGGAAACTGAACAAATAA
- a CDS encoding ATP-binding protein has product MKGRRYPLGIQTFKNIIEGDYVYVDKTDLIYELVHEKKYCFLSRPRRFGKSLLVTTLQAYFEGKKELFKGLKLEALEKDWENYPVIHLDLSKGKYYSMESLIETLNKILEPYEDLYQITSVSTEAFNVRLIRIINAAKQKTGKNVVVLIDEYDAPMHDSMKDKDLQDRIRDIMRNFFSPLKAEEDNLHFVFLTGISKFSQLSIFSELNNITNISMWDKYSSICGISKEELLENFHDDIEELAQANDMNYEEALAELRYNYDGYHFSGKGADMYNPYSMFNCLETHEFDSYWFSTGTPTFLIELLQEKNIDMLQLDDIWTTSDRFDTPTEKIVDPVPVLYQSGYLTIKSYNRLAKLYKLAFPNEEVRKGFSNSLFRYYAPDGMGDRDAIYMAWAKNFILSAEDNMEAFLPHLQTFYKKFPYTLVNNNERHYQAVLYTILLILGCDVTPEMPTSDGRIDMVLKTKRSIYVLELKYKKDAEAAIEQIDSKDYLAAFADDSRKKYKVGINFSEDRRSIDDWKVEALA; this is encoded by the coding sequence ATGAAAGGTAGAAGATATCCTCTCGGAATACAGACTTTCAAGAATATCATAGAGGGAGATTATGTATATGTAGATAAGACCGACTTAATCTATGAGTTGGTGCATGAGAAGAAATATTGCTTTCTGAGTCGTCCTCGACGATTCGGAAAGTCACTCCTTGTCACAACCCTACAAGCCTACTTCGAAGGAAAGAAAGAGCTATTCAAAGGGTTGAAGCTGGAAGCCTTGGAAAAAGATTGGGAGAATTACCCCGTAATCCATCTTGATCTTAGCAAGGGTAAATACTATAGTATGGAAAGCCTGATAGAAACTCTGAATAAGATTCTTGAACCATACGAGGATTTATACCAAATAACTTCTGTTAGTACCGAAGCTTTTAATGTTCGATTGATTCGCATTATCAATGCCGCCAAGCAAAAGACTGGCAAGAATGTGGTTGTGCTTATCGATGAATATGATGCGCCGATGCACGACTCTATGAAAGACAAGGATTTGCAGGACAGGATACGTGACATCATGCGCAACTTCTTCAGCCCTCTGAAGGCAGAAGAGGACAATCTTCATTTTGTCTTTTTAACTGGTATCTCCAAGTTTAGCCAGCTGAGCATCTTCAGCGAACTGAACAATATCACGAATATCAGCATGTGGGACAAGTACAGTTCTATCTGTGGCATCAGCAAGGAAGAGCTCTTGGAAAATTTCCACGATGATATAGAGGAATTGGCGCAAGCCAATGATATGAACTATGAGGAGGCCTTAGCTGAACTGAGATATAATTACGATGGCTACCACTTTAGTGGGAAAGGTGCCGATATGTATAATCCTTACAGCATGTTCAATTGCTTAGAGACTCATGAGTTTGATAGCTATTGGTTCTCTACTGGCACTCCTACCTTCCTGATAGAACTGCTACAAGAGAAAAATATTGATATGCTCCAGCTAGACGATATTTGGACAACCTCCGACCGCTTCGATACTCCAACAGAGAAGATTGTTGACCCTGTGCCGGTATTATACCAAAGCGGCTATCTCACAATCAAGTCATACAATCGTTTGGCGAAATTATACAAGCTTGCCTTCCCTAACGAAGAGGTTCGCAAGGGCTTCTCCAACAGCCTCTTCCGCTATTATGCCCCAGACGGCATGGGCGACCGTGACGCTATCTACATGGCATGGGCAAAGAACTTCATCCTGAGTGCTGAGGATAATATGGAGGCATTCCTCCCTCATCTCCAGACTTTCTACAAGAAGTTCCCATACACATTGGTCAACAACAATGAGCGCCATTACCAAGCCGTGCTCTACACCATATTATTAATCCTCGGATGCGATGTTACTCCAGAGATGCCTACATCTGATGGCAGAATCGACATGGTGCTGAAAACCAAGCGCAGCATCTATGTATTGGAACTGAAATACAAGAAGGATGCAGAGGCAGCGATAGAGCAAATCGACAGCAAGGACTATCTCGCAGCCTTCGCCGATGACAGCAGAAAGAAATACAAGGTGGGCATCAACTTCTCGGAAGACCGAAGAAGCATCGACGACTGGAAAGTGGAGGCACTGGCATAA
- a CDS encoding acetyl-CoA hydrolase/transferase C-terminal domain-containing protein codes for MAYTRLSAAEAAAMINDQDTIGLSGFTPNGVPKATFRELSKRAVAEHEAGRPFQVSILTGASTSQSIEGDMAAAHAIKFRAPFSTNKDFRTHTNLGEIDYEDMHLGHMAERLRRGFYGELDLAIIEVSDLEEGETTCKAFLTSAGGIVPTIVRLAKKVLIEKNTFHSPASRYLHDVYEIAECPFRTPIPILNVGDRIGKEYVEIDAHKIVGVVECNIPEEARAFKPLDPVTEQMGHNVADFLVSDLKKGHIPPQFLPLQSGVGVTSNAVLEALGQNPNVPVFSVYTEVVQDAVVKYMREGRIKDASCSSLTVTNDTLKEVYDDIDYFKKHLTIRQSEISNSPEVIRRLGVIAMNTAIECDIYGNENSSHICGSKLMNGIGGSCDYERNGYISIFTTQSTTKNGCISAIVPMCSHVDSTEHDVDVIVTEQGVADLRGKGPLRRAKEIIENCAHPDYRPMLREYLKFAEKGHEPQSMRAALAMHDTFLKKGDMRLTDFGEYLK; via the coding sequence ATGGCATATACAAGATTGAGTGCTGCCGAAGCGGCAGCGATGATTAACGATCAAGATACAATCGGATTGAGTGGTTTCACACCAAACGGCGTGCCTAAGGCAACCTTCCGCGAACTATCCAAGAGAGCCGTGGCTGAGCACGAGGCGGGCAGACCTTTCCAGGTGAGCATCCTCACGGGTGCTTCTACCTCGCAGAGTATCGAAGGTGACATGGCAGCAGCCCATGCCATCAAGTTCCGTGCGCCATTTTCTACCAACAAGGATTTTAGAACTCATACCAACCTGGGCGAGATTGATTATGAGGATATGCACCTCGGCCACATGGCTGAGCGCCTGCGCCGTGGTTTCTATGGCGAACTAGACCTTGCCATCATCGAAGTTTCTGATTTGGAAGAAGGCGAAACTACCTGCAAGGCATTCCTTACCTCTGCCGGTGGCATCGTTCCTACCATCGTTAGATTGGCAAAGAAGGTGCTCATCGAGAAGAATACCTTCCACAGTCCTGCCTCCCGCTATCTGCACGATGTATATGAGATAGCAGAATGCCCATTCCGCACACCTATCCCAATCTTGAATGTGGGCGATAGAATAGGTAAAGAGTATGTGGAGATTGATGCACATAAGATTGTGGGTGTGGTGGAATGCAACATCCCGGAGGAGGCGCGTGCCTTCAAACCTCTCGACCCTGTGACGGAACAGATGGGCCACAACGTTGCTGATTTCCTGGTCAGCGACTTGAAGAAGGGACATATTCCTCCTCAGTTCCTGCCTTTGCAGAGCGGAGTGGGCGTAACTTCCAATGCCGTTCTTGAGGCATTAGGACAGAACCCTAACGTGCCGGTATTCAGCGTTTATACCGAGGTGGTTCAGGATGCTGTAGTGAAATACATGCGCGAGGGAAGAATCAAGGATGCTTCCTGCTCTTCGCTCACCGTAACAAACGATACATTGAAAGAGGTGTATGATGATATTGATTACTTCAAGAAGCATCTCACCATCCGCCAGAGTGAGATTTCAAACTCTCCTGAGGTCATCCGTCGTCTGGGTGTCATCGCCATGAACACCGCCATTGAGTGCGATATCTACGGCAATGAGAACTCCAGCCATATCTGCGGCAGCAAGCTGATGAATGGTATCGGCGGTTCCTGCGATTACGAGCGCAATGGTTACATTTCTATCTTCACCACGCAGAGTACCACCAAGAACGGTTGCATTTCAGCCATTGTTCCTATGTGCAGTCACGTGGATAGCACCGAGCACGATGTGGATGTGATTGTTACCGAACAGGGAGTAGCCGATCTCCGTGGCAAAGGCCCATTGCGCCGTGCCAAAGAGATTATCGAGAACTGTGCCCATCCGGATTACCGCCCTATGCTCCGTGAGTATCTGAAGTTTGCCGAGAAGGGCCACGAGCCACAGAGCATGCGTGCTGCCCTCGCCATGCACGATACCTTCCTGAAGAAGGGCGATATGAGATTGACAGATTTCGGAGAATATCTGAAATAA
- a CDS encoding IS110 family transposase yields the protein MQIYGIDLAKEKFDVSFFDLTSKKVSNQPSHKVVKNNFKSIGRFLETLPSDAVLVAEHTGVYGDTLLKCCMDSNVKIAFVGGYVIHRYRATPDRAKTDVLDCALLRDFGERYPDKLKYKTFPEEALYELRQLARHREMLVEQRKQLITADKSEDCRPIRSLAVKRSMDCIKEMLDTEIAETEKEMLKVINGHESIRHNYELVKSVDGVGLITAVELLVKTENFTKITTARQYAAYAGTAPYEKSSGKMDKGAHISKIGNRRSKTLLYICAESARLHNKEIKLYYERRTLIDKKPRHYVLNAIANKLLRIIFTLVEKGEYYDANFIRQDPRVVKYN from the coding sequence ATGCAAATATACGGAATAGATTTGGCAAAAGAGAAATTTGACGTAAGTTTTTTCGACTTGACATCAAAAAAAGTATCAAACCAACCTTCACATAAGGTTGTAAAGAACAATTTTAAGAGTATCGGAAGGTTTTTAGAAACCCTTCCAAGCGATGCTGTATTGGTTGCTGAGCATACCGGAGTTTATGGTGATACTCTCTTGAAGTGCTGCATGGATAGCAATGTGAAGATTGCCTTTGTGGGTGGATATGTCATCCATAGATACAGAGCTACCCCTGACCGTGCCAAGACGGATGTCCTGGATTGTGCACTGCTCAGAGATTTTGGAGAGAGATATCCTGATAAGCTGAAATACAAGACGTTTCCAGAAGAGGCTCTATATGAGCTTCGTCAATTGGCGCGCCACCGAGAAATGCTTGTAGAACAGCGTAAGCAGCTAATAACAGCCGACAAGAGCGAGGATTGTCGTCCTATCAGAAGTCTTGCCGTCAAGCGAAGCATGGACTGTATCAAAGAGATGTTGGACACGGAAATTGCAGAGACGGAAAAAGAAATGTTGAAAGTCATAAATGGACATGAGAGCATTCGCCACAACTATGAGCTTGTTAAAAGTGTCGATGGAGTTGGGCTGATTACCGCAGTAGAACTATTGGTAAAAACAGAGAATTTCACAAAAATAACTACAGCGCGCCAATATGCTGCTTATGCAGGAACTGCGCCATACGAAAAATCATCGGGGAAAATGGACAAGGGAGCACATATATCCAAGATTGGTAATAGACGGTCAAAGACCTTGTTGTACATCTGCGCAGAAAGCGCCAGATTGCACAACAAGGAGATTAAACTGTATTACGAGAGACGTACTTTAATAGATAAAAAGCCGCGTCATTATGTACTAAATGCCATAGCAAACAAGTTGCTAAGGATCATATTCACCCTCGTGGAAAAAGGTGAATACTATGACGCAAACTTCATCAGGCAAGACCCAAGGGTCGTTAAATATAATTAA
- a CDS encoding Fic family protein: MTYQDIETLITKKEGNSLEFKESTGQLDRSMETLCAFLNGEGGTILYGVRDDGRIIGQTVSDSTKRSIAEALNRIEPFVDLEITYITIPDTEKYVIVIFVEEQCFMRPFTYKGRAYLRIESTTTVMPQERYNHLLMERGGKYGWEAMINPDLKIADLDENAILGAVREGIRNGRLPETTIREDIPVILKKFRLLNDGRLNNAAAVLFGKELYDYPQCLLRMARFKGTTKDEFIDNQRAEGNIYELLDVAMAFFFKHLSLSGKINGLYREEELSIPYKALRECCINSFCHRSYHHPGSSVSIAIYDNRVEIRNTGTFPADLPIERLMEEHDSKPQNPIIANVLYKSKILESWGRGISTMVDECKRVRLPTPEINTDGNFVWVVFKYNRSSVVVTPQLPNSNPTSTQQVPNKYPTSTQQVHELVSIMNDNEYSVKEIMSILNLKDRVNFLRNYLTPALDEGLVSMKFPEQPKHPKQKYLLTSKGKAILSE; the protein is encoded by the coding sequence ATGACATATCAAGATATAGAAACCCTAATAACCAAGAAAGAGGGGAATAGCTTGGAGTTTAAGGAATCGACAGGTCAATTAGACCGTTCGATGGAGACCCTATGCGCATTTCTCAATGGTGAGGGTGGCACAATTCTTTATGGAGTAAGGGATGATGGAAGAATTATAGGACAAACGGTATCTGACAGTACAAAGCGTTCTATTGCAGAAGCACTCAATCGCATAGAGCCTTTTGTGGATTTAGAAATCACCTATATTACTATTCCTGACACAGAAAAATATGTCATAGTCATTTTTGTTGAGGAGCAATGTTTTATGCGCCCTTTCACATACAAAGGAAGAGCTTATCTGCGAATAGAAAGCACCACTACCGTCATGCCACAGGAACGTTACAATCACTTACTGATGGAACGAGGAGGCAAGTATGGCTGGGAAGCGATGATTAATCCGGACTTGAAAATAGCCGATTTAGACGAGAATGCTATTCTCGGTGCTGTTCGTGAGGGAATAAGAAACGGAAGACTCCCTGAAACGACAATACGTGAGGATATTCCTGTCATCTTGAAGAAATTTCGTTTGCTCAATGATGGAAGGTTGAACAATGCCGCTGCCGTATTGTTTGGGAAAGAACTGTATGATTATCCACAATGCCTGCTTCGTATGGCACGCTTTAAGGGAACTACAAAGGATGAATTTATCGACAACCAACGTGCAGAAGGCAACATATATGAACTGCTTGATGTAGCAATGGCATTCTTCTTCAAGCACCTCTCATTGTCTGGCAAGATAAATGGTCTTTATCGTGAGGAAGAACTGAGCATTCCTTACAAGGCTTTGAGAGAATGCTGTATCAACTCTTTTTGCCATAGGTCTTATCATCACCCTGGCAGTTCTGTCAGCATTGCTATTTATGATAATCGAGTAGAAATTAGAAATACGGGGACTTTCCCTGCCGACTTGCCTATAGAGCGTCTGATGGAGGAGCATGATTCCAAACCGCAGAATCCAATTATTGCCAATGTACTCTACAAAAGTAAAATTTTGGAAAGTTGGGGACGTGGCATCAGTACTATGGTGGACGAATGTAAGCGAGTTAGATTGCCTACTCCAGAGATTAATACGGATGGTAACTTTGTATGGGTCGTATTTAAATATAATAGAAGCAGTGTGGTCGTTACCCCACAGCTACCCAACAGCAACCCAACAAGTACCCAACAAGTACCCAACAAGTACCCAACAAGTACCCAACAAGTTCATGAACTTGTCTCAATAATGAATGATAATGAATATTCAGTAAAGGAAATCATGTCCATTTTGAATTTGAAGGACAGGGTAAATTTCTTGAGGAATTATCTTACTCCTGCATTGGACGAAGGGCTTGTATCTATGAAATTCCCAGAACAGCCCAAACATCCAAAACAGAAATATTTGCTTACCTCAAAAGGTAAAGCCATATTGAGCGAATAG
- a CDS encoding ATP-binding protein has protein sequence MKQKILERLGYSNRIERMFGRGMMIALTGQRRVGKSCVMRRIYNHIAENEENHVIYIDKEKTSFDMIANYQDLEAYVAANIVEGKENYLFIDEVQEISDFEKALLSIQSDDTCQIMITGSNAKMLSGELATRLRGRYIAYRIRGLCYEEFLTFHELKDDDASLNLYLQYGGLPQLRSLGLENTDLVEDYLDNVYNTIVLRDIIERENIRNIPLLRTLLKFVSDNIGKQFSATSIVKFLKSQNTETSAKMILTYLEYLSNAFIIDRVNRYDIHGKRLFELGDKFYFEDLGIRNHIIGGNRRFDIEKVMENAVYIHLCRMGYKVYVGQMYKAEIDFVAEKADSVAYVQVTYLLASEETVEREFGNLKLIKDSHPKYVISMDRLYSQTNIDGIKQGV, from the coding sequence ATGAAACAAAAAATATTAGAAAGACTAGGGTATTCCAATCGTATCGAACGCATGTTTGGACGTGGAATGATGATTGCATTGACGGGCCAGAGGCGTGTCGGCAAGAGTTGTGTGATGCGGCGAATTTATAATCACATCGCTGAGAATGAAGAAAATCACGTTATCTATATAGATAAGGAGAAAACCTCATTTGATATGATAGCCAACTATCAGGATCTGGAGGCTTATGTAGCAGCCAACATCGTTGAGGGTAAGGAAAACTATCTGTTTATTGATGAGGTGCAGGAGATTTCTGATTTCGAGAAAGCACTCCTCAGTATCCAATCGGATGATACCTGCCAGATTATGATTACCGGCAGCAACGCCAAGATGCTTTCGGGCGAACTGGCAACTCGCCTGAGAGGCAGATATATTGCTTATCGCATTAGAGGACTCTGCTATGAAGAGTTCCTGACGTTCCATGAACTGAAGGATGATGATGCTTCCTTGAACCTGTATCTGCAGTATGGCGGGCTCCCTCAGTTGCGCAGTTTAGGATTGGAAAATACGGATTTGGTAGAAGATTATCTTGATAATGTGTATAATACGATAGTACTTCGTGATATCATAGAGCGAGAAAACATCAGAAACATACCATTGTTGCGAACGCTGCTGAAGTTTGTGAGCGATAATATCGGTAAACAATTCTCAGCAACGAGTATTGTAAAATTTCTGAAAAGCCAGAACACCGAAACGTCTGCCAAGATGATTCTCACGTATTTGGAGTATTTAAGCAATGCTTTTATTATCGATCGAGTTAACAGATACGACATTCATGGCAAGCGACTTTTCGAGTTAGGCGACAAGTTCTATTTCGAAGACCTGGGAATCAGGAATCATATTATAGGTGGCAACAGGCGTTTTGATATCGAAAAGGTGATGGAGAACGCTGTATATATCCATTTGTGCAGGATGGGGTATAAAGTATATGTTGGTCAGATGTATAAGGCTGAGATTGATTTTGTTGCCGAGAAAGCGGATAGTGTGGCGTATGTGCAAGTTACCTATCTGCTGGCTTCTGAGGAAACGGTAGAGCGTGAATTCGGCAATTTGAAATTGATAAAAGACAGTCATCCCAAATACGTGATTTCTATGGATAGGCTTTACAGTCAAACCAATATTGATGGCATTAAGCAGGGGGTGTAA
- a CDS encoding IS256 family transposase has protein sequence MDNLEIDYKKAAQQLRSGEALFGKDGALAPLLERILNSALEGEMDAHLSEEERSSGNRRNGKMSKKVQTKYGEVTIETPRDRDGTFQPETVKKRETILANGMADQIIEMYAMGTSTRDISSYFEREFNTTLSADTISSITDRVLPEITAWKSRMLDPVYAICWLDAIHYKVKDENGRAVTRAIYNILGINKEGQKELLGMYVSKSEGANFWLEVLTDLQNRGVRDILICCIDGLKGFPDAIQSVFPESSVQLCIVHQIRNSIKYVGSKHQKEFIKDLRTVYGAVNKDSAAANLDLLESKWGEMYPIVIKSWRDNWERLTEYFQYTPAIRKLIYTTNTVEGYHRQVRKVTKTKGVFPTDNSLEKLVYLAYRNIRKKWTMPLANWGQISQQMAIKFGDRFKIM, from the coding sequence ATGGACAACTTAGAAATTGATTACAAGAAAGCAGCTCAGCAGTTGCGTAGTGGTGAAGCCTTATTTGGCAAGGACGGAGCATTAGCTCCATTGTTAGAGCGTATTCTCAACTCAGCTCTCGAAGGTGAGATGGACGCTCATTTAAGTGAAGAGGAACGCTCTTCCGGCAACCGTCGTAATGGTAAGATGAGTAAGAAGGTTCAAACAAAATATGGTGAGGTCACTATAGAGACTCCTCGTGACCGAGACGGAACTTTCCAACCTGAGACCGTAAAGAAGCGTGAGACTATTCTTGCCAATGGCATGGCAGACCAGATTATTGAGATGTACGCCATGGGCACCAGCACACGTGACATCAGCAGCTACTTTGAGCGTGAGTTCAACACAACTCTATCAGCCGATACAATCAGCTCTATAACAGACCGTGTATTACCCGAAATCACCGCCTGGAAGTCTCGCATGCTCGATCCTGTATATGCCATTTGCTGGCTTGATGCTATCCATTATAAGGTAAAGGATGAGAATGGCAGAGCTGTCACACGAGCCATTTACAACATTCTTGGTATCAACAAGGAAGGCCAAAAAGAACTGTTAGGTATGTATGTGTCTAAGAGTGAAGGAGCTAACTTCTGGCTAGAAGTTCTTACGGATCTTCAGAACCGTGGTGTTCGAGACATCTTGATTTGTTGTATTGATGGTCTCAAAGGCTTCCCGGATGCCATCCAAAGCGTATTTCCTGAGAGTTCTGTGCAGCTCTGTATTGTCCATCAGATACGCAATTCTATCAAGTATGTTGGCAGTAAGCATCAAAAGGAGTTTATCAAGGATTTAAGAACAGTATATGGTGCAGTAAACAAAGACTCCGCTGCTGCTAATTTAGACCTGTTAGAGTCTAAGTGGGGAGAGATGTACCCAATTGTCATCAAGTCATGGCGTGACAATTGGGAACGTCTGACAGAGTATTTCCAATATACTCCAGCCATCCGTAAACTCATTTATACGACCAATACGGTTGAGGGGTATCACAGACAGGTAAGAAAGGTCACAAAGACTAAAGGGGTCTTTCCTACGGATAATTCTTTGGAGAAGCTTGTGTACTTAGCTTACCGCAACATCCGTAAGAAATGGACTATGCCACTGGCAAATTGGGGACAAATTTCTCAACAAATGGCAATAAAATTTGGAGATAGATTTAAAATTATGTAA